The sequence CACCCCGGCGACGCCCGCGCGGCGGCCGACCTCGCCGAATTCGACGCCCGCTACACCCAGGACGGCGACGGGGTGCACGGCGCCCGCGCCATGGCGGCCGCCGTCGCCACCGCGCTCACCACCGCCGACGTCGACGCCGCCGTGGACGCCGCCCTCGAACAGCTCCCCGAGGCCACCGAGATCGGCCGCAACGCCCGGCACGCCGTCCGCCTCGCCCGTACCCACAAGGGCGGCGGCGCCTTCGCCATCGTCCCCACCCTCGAACACGAGATCGTCGACCACGTCTACAGCTACGGGATCGCCGCCGCGGAGACCGTCCCCGTGGCCCTCGCCCTCGCCACCGCCGCCCGCGGCAGGATGACCGAAGCCGTCCCGGCCGCCGCCTGCCTGTCCCGTGTCGCGGACTCCGCTCCCGCCCTGGCCGGCGCGCTGACCGGCGTCCTCGGTGGCGGCGACTCGATCCCCGCCGCCTGGCGCGAGGCCTGCCGCACCCTCTCCGGCTGCGCGCTCCCCCGCCTCGCCGGCACCGACCTCGTGGAACTCGCCGCGCTCCTCGCGGCCACGGAACTCACCTCACCCAAGGGATGATTCGGACATGACGCTCACGTTGGAGGACCGGGCCCGCGGCGCTCTCGTCGGAGCCGCCGTCGGCGACGCGCTCGGTGGCCCGGTGGAGGGCTGGACCCCGGACCAGATCGTGGAACGGCACGGCGGCCGCGTGCACGGCATCGTCGGCCCCTGGCACGAGGACTGGCGGACGGCCCGCCCCATCGCCCCGTACCACAAGGGCGACGGGCACGTCACGGACGACACCCTGATGACGCACGCGCTGGTACGGGTCTACGAGGCGGTACGCGACCACCTCGACGCCTACGCCGTCGCCGAGCACCTGGTCCCGGACCTGATGACCAACCCCCGCTGGATCCCCGAACTGGAGGCCGAGGCCCTCCCGCTCCAGCGGATCTTCCTCGCCGAGAAGTGGATCGTGACCCGGCTGCACTACGCGCACGTCGACCCCCGCGAGGCCGGCAGCGGCAACATCGTCAACTGCGGCGCGGCGATGTACATGGCGCCGGTGGGCATCGCCAACGCGGGCAATCCGGCGGGCGCGTACGCGGAGGCGCTGGACATCGCCGGCGCGCACCAGTCCTCGTACGGGCGGGAGGCGGCCGGTGTGTTCGCGGCGGCGGTGGCGGCCGCGTGCGTACCGGCGGCGACGGCCGCCTCGGTGGTGGACACGGCCCTGTCCCTGGCCAAGGACGGCACGCGCGACGCGATCGCCGCCGTCCGCGAAGTGGCTTTGCGCCACCGGGACTTCGAGTCGGCTCTGGCCCCGCTACGGGCAGCGGTCGCCCCGTACGACTCGGTCGGCCCCG comes from Streptomyces virginiae and encodes:
- a CDS encoding ADP-ribosylglycohydrolase family protein, whose translation is MTLTLEDRARGALVGAAVGDALGGPVEGWTPDQIVERHGGRVHGIVGPWHEDWRTARPIAPYHKGDGHVTDDTLMTHALVRVYEAVRDHLDAYAVAEHLVPDLMTNPRWIPELEAEALPLQRIFLAEKWIVTRLHYAHVDPREAGSGNIVNCGAAMYMAPVGIANAGNPAGAYAEALDIAGAHQSSYGREAAGVFAAAVAAACVPAATAASVVDTALSLAKDGTRDAIAAVREVALRHRDFESALAPLRAAVAPYDSVGPDYRAPSLDARRPSRLHAIEELPIALGMLLVADGRYGTAVLGAVNYGRDCDSIATMAGAIAGALGGEAVVPAAWAKQVAEASRLDLHAPAEALAAVAREIFALDRSRRRSHESAFTAIAADR